One window of the Archangium primigenium genome contains the following:
- a CDS encoding Stp1/IreP family PP2C-type Ser/Thr phosphatase gives MRIEVAGHTHVGMKRNHNEDNYLILQEENLCCVADGMGGHSSGEIASKIAVDELAEFFRMTARDQDATWPFKMDKARNYDENRLATGIKLANKCIYEKATHETKYKGMGTTIVSVHFTQDSAYVGHVGDSRVYFFRQGVLRQLTEDHSLLNDYLKAKKLTPEEIENFPHKNVIVRALGMKELVQVDVTKVEAQQGDVFLLCSDGLSGMVTDPQIQDLLGRTLELEKACSQLIDLANAAGGNDNVTCVLARFHAN, from the coding sequence ATGCGCATTGAGGTCGCTGGCCACACCCACGTTGGGATGAAGCGCAACCACAACGAGGACAACTACCTCATCCTCCAGGAGGAGAACCTGTGCTGCGTGGCCGACGGCATGGGCGGCCATTCCTCCGGGGAGATCGCCTCGAAGATCGCCGTGGACGAGCTGGCGGAGTTCTTTCGCATGACGGCGCGCGACCAGGACGCCACCTGGCCGTTCAAGATGGACAAGGCGCGCAACTACGACGAGAACCGCCTGGCCACGGGCATCAAGCTGGCCAACAAGTGCATCTACGAGAAGGCCACCCACGAGACGAAGTACAAGGGCATGGGGACGACGATCGTCTCGGTGCACTTCACCCAGGACTCGGCCTACGTGGGGCACGTGGGTGACAGCCGCGTGTACTTCTTCCGCCAGGGCGTGCTGCGCCAGCTGACCGAGGACCACTCGCTGCTCAACGACTACCTCAAGGCCAAGAAGCTCACGCCGGAGGAGATCGAGAACTTCCCGCACAAGAACGTCATCGTCCGGGCGCTCGGCATGAAGGAGCTGGTGCAGGTGGACGTGACGAAGGTGGAGGCCCAGCAGGGCGACGTCTTCCTGCTGTGCTCGGACGGGTTGAGCGGCATGGTGACGGACCCGCAGATCCAGGACCTGTTGGGCCGCACGCTGGAGCTGGAGAAGGCCTGCTCGCAGCTCATCGATCTGGCCAACGCCGCGGGCGGCAACGACAACGTCACCTGCGTGCTCGCCCGCTTCCACGCCAACTGA
- a CDS encoding DUF192 domain-containing protein, producing the protein MRLRVTNMTRDRLLADRAERATRFADRFVGLMGRRSLALGEGLHIDPCNSIHTFFMRIPIDVAFLDPDGVIVKQFLALPPWRTTSMYFRAKSVVELPAGTLAASGTQEGDRLVLEPVA; encoded by the coding sequence ATGCGCTTGAGGGTGACCAACATGACACGAGACCGGTTGCTCGCCGACCGCGCGGAGCGAGCCACCCGTTTCGCGGACCGCTTCGTGGGGTTGATGGGCCGGCGCTCGCTGGCGCTGGGCGAGGGGCTGCACATCGACCCTTGCAATTCCATTCATACCTTCTTCATGCGCATTCCCATCGATGTGGCCTTCCTCGACCCGGACGGGGTGATCGTCAAGCAGTTCCTCGCCCTGCCGCCCTGGAGGACCACGTCGATGTACTTCCGCGCGAAATCGGTGGTGGAGCTGCCCGCGGGCACCCTCGCGGCGAGTGGAACCCAGGAGGGGGACCGGCTCGTGCTCGAGCCCGTCGCCTGA
- a CDS encoding tRNA (cytidine(34)-2'-O)-methyltransferase, whose product MLQPLARPFHLVLVSPQIPPNTGNIARLCAVTGCRLILVEPLGFSIADRDLKRAGLDYWDKVFLKLYPDYAAYLAEWPSTRRWLFSARAETSLYDARLEPGDHLVFGSETQGLGPEVLSGGSGTAVTLPMLPERRSLNLSTAVGIAAYEALRQVHFGMPGGRADTPS is encoded by the coding sequence ATGCTCCAGCCCTTGGCGCGCCCCTTCCACCTCGTCCTCGTCTCCCCTCAGATTCCCCCCAACACCGGCAACATCGCCCGCCTGTGCGCCGTCACCGGCTGCCGCCTCATCCTCGTGGAGCCCCTGGGCTTCTCCATCGCGGACCGCGACCTCAAGCGCGCGGGGCTCGACTACTGGGACAAGGTCTTCCTGAAGCTCTACCCGGACTACGCCGCCTACCTGGCCGAGTGGCCCTCCACCAGGCGCTGGCTGTTCTCCGCCCGGGCTGAAACATCCCTGTATGACGCCCGGCTCGAGCCGGGGGACCACCTCGTCTTCGGCTCGGAGACCCAGGGGCTGGGCCCGGAGGTGCTCTCCGGAGGCTCCGGCACGGCCGTCACCCTCCCCATGCTCCCGGAGCGCCGCAGCCTCAATCTGTCCACCGCCGTGGGGATCGCCGCCTACGAGGCCCTGCGGCAAGTCCACTTCGGGATGCCGGGCGGCCGGGCGGACACGCCAAGTTGA
- a CDS encoding J domain-containing protein encodes MPASQVADTLYSVHKSRSTGRLTLRAGDQESLLFLQEGNLVGTRLGFGFQTPVQSLLQSGLLSPETLDALWARESAGAPDEELLESLGLSARGVAEHQVLAQVRRLSQFAESADFEEGDIEEMFLPIPGTRVVRAAFEPLRQEALAARMYRCVDVDACAPWVQGEEERTLLEALPDFHRLEGVPPSMDILLKVLEREGLVESLSVEEWTERENARLAEEARQAEEVARLAEAARLAEEARLAEEARLAEEARLAEEARLAEEARLAEEAARLAEEARLVEEARLAEEARLAEEAARLAEEARLAEEARLAEEAARLAEQARLVEEARLAEEAARLAEEARLAEEARLAEEARLAEEARLAQEAARLAEEARLAEEARLAEEARLVEEARLAEEVRLAEEAAQLAEEARLAEDARLAEEARLAEEAARLAEEARLAEEERLAEEARLAEETRLAEDAARLAEEARLAEEARLAEEARLAEEAARLAEEARLAEEAARLAEEARLAEEAARLAEEARLAEEAARLAEEARLAEEARLAEEARLAEETRLAEEAARLAEEARLAEEARLAEEARLAEEAARLAEEARLAEEARLAEEAARLAEEARLAEEAARLAEEARLAEEAARLAEEARLAEEARLAEEARLAEEARLAEEAARLAEEARLAEEAARLAEKARLAEEARLAEEARLAEEAARLAEEARLAEETRLAEEAARLAEEARLVEEARLAEEAARLAEEARLAEEARLAEEARLAEEAARLAEEARLAEETRLAEEAARLAEEARLAEETRLAEEVARLAEEARLAEESARLVEEARLAEEARLAAEAARRAEEARLAEEARLAEEARLAEAAARLAEEARLAEEARLAEEAARRAEEARLAEEARQAEEARQAEEARLAEEATRRAEEARLAEAARLAEEAARRAEEARLAEEAARRAEESRKAEDARLAAEAARLAEEARLAEAARLQEQARLAEEARLAEEAARRAEEARLAEEARLAEEARLAEEARLAEASLRAEKARLAEAAWHRAEALNEAEEAARLAENAARLLAEGQQIEQARLAEQIRLAEEASRILEEQRLAEDAARLAEEAARLAEEAWFRSAREERLSTPEGPSGNVETVNVSSPEVAAPFADSSSLQENDFVFTTLTDVLPPPEDIQGAALDVSLADLSPSTEGWFDAAPTSPPPAPEVVVPAQAPAPRVADTPDALRGARAQANSALIQDMEEALRRAGAAPPDAWLMEESEPVAPAPPVAEPSVPSPESAAPVESWAMLSASDSPEPVVPPPPVVVPQRPTTPRADVPPGMRPPAAGARPAVAAVPPGLRSSSTSGASTPRAAGQTSSVPPNLSARATTAAPPPASVLEPDVRPMTEDVLWRIVAFDKASAGEAAGDINASFEAALHQVDAHLESLVQVELGAAPAAAPVPAVEPPPAVEPPSAGAPPPAATVAAAPAPRAPAPPVSAPRAPAPGPVAGGREAAVGAQAPRPAPIRAPEPAAKPASPAPASPGVDEQQLAQLIEKRYADVQAKKDHFTMLGLAIGPDLKREQVKTAFLGLAKRFHPDRLPQSLSPLAPKMTAIFEAIRDAYEVLYDDAKRAAYLQELRSKGASPSLRPRPGGGMDPEELFKMGEVFFRKRDFVAAAEHFDRAFQVEPKATYLAARGWAIYMDPQRKAEAGKARQMMTEALKKDPHCERAHYQLGVIARVEGDIERAERHFRETLRVNPKHLEAGQEMRIIEMRRKNPPPGKKGGLFR; translated from the coding sequence ATGCCCGCCTCGCAGGTCGCCGACACGCTGTACTCCGTCCACAAGTCCCGCTCCACTGGCCGGCTCACGCTCCGGGCCGGGGACCAGGAGTCCCTGCTGTTCCTCCAGGAGGGCAACCTGGTGGGGACCCGCCTGGGCTTCGGGTTCCAGACGCCCGTGCAGTCGCTGTTGCAGTCCGGTCTGCTCTCTCCGGAGACGCTGGATGCGCTGTGGGCCCGCGAGAGCGCGGGCGCCCCGGACGAGGAACTGCTGGAGAGCCTGGGGCTGTCCGCTCGGGGCGTGGCCGAGCACCAGGTGCTCGCGCAGGTGCGCCGCCTGAGCCAGTTCGCCGAGTCCGCTGACTTCGAGGAAGGGGACATCGAGGAGATGTTCCTGCCCATCCCGGGGACTCGGGTGGTCCGTGCCGCCTTCGAGCCCTTGCGCCAGGAGGCCCTCGCCGCACGCATGTACCGGTGCGTGGACGTGGACGCCTGCGCTCCCTGGGTGCAGGGGGAGGAGGAGCGCACGTTGCTGGAGGCGCTCCCGGACTTCCATCGCCTGGAGGGCGTGCCTCCGTCCATGGACATCCTGCTGAAGGTCCTGGAGCGCGAAGGGCTCGTCGAGTCGCTGTCCGTCGAAGAATGGACGGAGCGCGAGAACGCCCGGCTGGCCGAGGAGGCTCGGCAAGCGGAGGAGGTCGCACGGCTCGCGGAAGCGGCACGCCTGGCCGAGGAGGCACGCCTGGCCGAAGAGGCACGCCTGGCCGAGGAGGCACGCCTGGCCGAGGAGGCACGGCTCGCGGAAGAGGCGCGCTTGGCGGAGGAGGCCGCACGGCTCGCGGAAGAGGCTCGGCTCGTGGAAGAGGCCCGGCTTGCGGAAGAGGCACGCTTGGCCGAGGAGGCCGCACGACTCGCGGAAGAGGCGCGTCTGGCCGAAGAAGCACGCTTGGCCGAAGAGGCCGCACGGCTCGCGGAACAGGCGCGTCTGGTCGAAGAAGCACGCTTGGCCGAAGAGGCCGCACGGCTCGCGGAAGAAGCACGCCTGGCCGAAGAGGCGCGTCTGGCCGAAGAAGCACGCCTGGCCGAAGAAGCACGCCTGGCCCAAGAGGCCGCACGGCTCGCGGAAGAGGCGCGCTTGGCCGAGGAGGCCCGGCTCGCGGAAGAGGCGCGTCTGGTCGAAGAAGCACGCTTGGCCGAAGAGGTGCGTCTGGCCGAGGAAGCCGCACAGCTCGCGGAAGAGGCACGCCTTGCCGAGGATGCACGCCTTGCCGAGGAGGCGCGCTTGGCCGAGGAGGCCGCGCGACTCGCGGAAGAGGCACGTCTTGCCGAGGAGGAGCGCCTTGCCGAGGAGGCACGGCTCGCGGAAGAAACACGCTTGGCTGAGGATGCTGCGCGACTCGCGGAAGAGGCACGCCTAGCCGAAGAGGCACGGCTCGCGGAAGAAGCACGCTTGGCCGAGGAGGCCGCGCGACTCGCGGAAGAAGCACGCTTGGCCGAGGAGGCCGCGCGACTCGCGGAAGAAGCACGCTTGGCCGAGGAGGCCGCGCGACTCGCTGAAGAGGCACGCCTGGCCGAAGAAGCCGCGCGGCTCGCTGAAGAGGCACGCCTAGCCGAAGAGGCACGCTTGGCCGAGGAGGCACGGCTCGCGGAAGAAACACGCTTGGCTGAAGAGGCTGCGCGACTCGCGGAAGAGGCACGCCTAGCCGAAGAGGCACGGCTCGCGGAAGAAGCACGCTTGGCCGAGGAGGCCGCGCGACTCGCGGAAGAGGCACGCCTAGCCGAAGAGGCACGCTTGGCCGAGGAGGCCGCGCGACTCGCGGAAGAGGCACGCCTGGCCGAAGAAGCCGCGCGGCTCGCCGAAGAGGCGCGCCTGGCCGAAGAAGCCGCGCGGCTCGCCGAAGAGGCGCGCCTAGCCGAAGAGGCACGCTTGGCCGAGGAGGCACGGCTCGCGGAAGAAGCACGCTTGGCCGAGGAGGCCGCGCGACTCGCGGAAGAGGCGCGCCTGGCCGAAGAAGCCGCGCGGCTCGCTGAAAAGGCACGCCTAGCCGAAGAGGCACGCTTGGCCGAGGAGGCACGCCTTGCCGAGGAGGCCGCGCGGCTCGCGGAAGAGGCGCGTCTGGCCGAAGAAACGCGCCTGGCTGAGGAGGCCGCGCGGCTCGCGGAAGAGGCGCGTCTGGTCGAAGAAGCACGCCTGGCCGAAGAAGCCGCACGGCTCGCGGAAGAAGCACGCCTAGCCGAAGAGGCGCGTCTGGCCGAAGAAGCACGCCTTGCCGAGGAGGCCGCGCGGCTCGCGGAAGAGGCGCGTCTGGCCGAAGAAACGCGCCTGGCTGAGGAGGCCGCGCGGCTCGCGGAAGAGGCCCGGCTGGCCGAAGAAACGCGCTTGGCCGAAGAGGTCGCACGGCTCGCGGAAGAGGCTCGCCTGGCCGAAGAATCCGCGCGGCTTGTGGAAGAAGCACGCCTAGCCGAAGAGGCGCGCTTGGCCGCAGAAGCGGCGCGACGCGCGGAAGAAGCACGCCTAGCCGAAGAGGCGCGCTTGGCCGAAGAGGCGCGCTTGGCCGAGGCGGCCGCACGGCTTGCGGAAGAGGCGCGTCTGGCCGAAGAGGCCCGCTTGGCTGAAGAGGCCGCACGGCGCGCGGAAGAGGCCCGCTTGGCCGAAGAGGCGCGGCAGGCCGAAGAGGCACGGCAAGCCGAAGAGGCCCGCTTGGCCGAGGAGGCCACACGGCGCGCGGAAGAGGCGCGTCTGGCCGAGGCGGCCCGCTTGGCTGAAGAGGCCGCACGGCGCGCGGAAGAGGCCCGCCTGGCCGAGGAGGCCGCACGGCGCGCGGAAGAGTCCCGGAAGGCCGAAGACGCACGCCTGGCGGCGGAGGCCGCACGGCTCGCGGAAGAGGCCCGGCTGGCCGAAGCGGCCCGTTTGCAGGAACAGGCACGGCTCGCGGAAGAGGCGCGTCTGGCCGAGGAGGCCGCACGGCGCGCGGAAGAGGCCCGCCTGGCGGAAGAGGCCCGCCTGGCGGAAGAGGCCCGCCTGGCGGAGGAGGCGCGCCTGGCCGAGGCGTCTCTGCGCGCGGAGAAGGCGCGACTGGCTGAAGCGGCCTGGCATCGTGCGGAAGCGCTCAACGAAGCCGAGGAAGCGGCCCGGCTCGCCGAGAATGCCGCCCGGCTTCTCGCGGAGGGGCAGCAGATCGAGCAGGCGCGTCTGGCCGAGCAGATCCGCCTGGCCGAGGAAGCGTCCCGCATCCTCGAGGAGCAGCGTCTGGCCGAGGACGCCGCACGGCTCGCCGAGGAAGCGGCCCGGCTCGCCGAGGAGGCGTGGTTCCGCTCCGCGCGGGAAGAGCGACTGTCCACTCCGGAGGGCCCGTCCGGGAACGTCGAGACCGTCAATGTCTCGTCCCCCGAGGTGGCGGCGCCCTTCGCCGATTCGTCCTCGCTCCAGGAGAACGACTTCGTCTTCACCACCCTCACCGATGTCCTTCCTCCTCCCGAGGACATCCAGGGCGCCGCGCTCGATGTCTCGCTCGCCGACCTGTCTCCGTCGACCGAGGGGTGGTTCGACGCCGCCCCCACGTCGCCGCCGCCGGCGCCCGAGGTCGTGGTTCCCGCGCAGGCGCCCGCTCCCCGCGTGGCGGACACCCCGGACGCCCTGCGCGGAGCGCGGGCCCAGGCGAATAGCGCGTTGATCCAGGACATGGAGGAGGCCCTGCGCAGAGCGGGTGCCGCTCCTCCGGACGCCTGGCTCATGGAGGAATCGGAGCCCGTGGCCCCGGCCCCTCCTGTCGCGGAGCCCTCGGTTCCGTCTCCGGAGAGCGCCGCGCCCGTGGAGTCGTGGGCCATGTTGTCGGCATCCGATTCACCCGAGCCGGTCGTGCCGCCTCCGCCCGTGGTCGTTCCCCAGCGGCCCACCACGCCTCGCGCCGATGTGCCTCCCGGCATGCGTCCGCCCGCGGCGGGCGCGCGTCCGGCCGTCGCCGCCGTGCCGCCAGGCCTGCGTTCCTCCTCCACGAGTGGCGCGTCCACGCCCCGCGCCGCCGGACAGACGTCCTCCGTGCCTCCGAACCTGTCCGCCCGGGCGACCACGGCGGCGCCTCCGCCCGCGTCCGTCCTGGAGCCGGACGTGCGTCCCATGACCGAGGACGTGCTCTGGCGCATCGTCGCCTTCGACAAGGCCTCGGCCGGTGAAGCGGCGGGGGACATCAACGCCTCCTTCGAGGCCGCGCTGCATCAGGTCGATGCCCATCTGGAGTCGCTCGTCCAGGTCGAGCTCGGCGCTGCTCCGGCGGCGGCACCGGTGCCCGCCGTGGAGCCGCCTCCCGCCGTGGAGCCGCCTTCCGCCGGGGCGCCTCCGCCCGCGGCGACGGTGGCCGCCGCGCCAGCGCCCCGCGCGCCCGCGCCTCCGGTCTCCGCCCCGCGCGCCCCCGCGCCGGGTCCGGTCGCGGGGGGGCGCGAAGCGGCCGTGGGCGCGCAGGCGCCGCGTCCAGCGCCCATCCGGGCGCCGGAGCCCGCCGCCAAACCGGCCTCCCCGGCGCCCGCTTCGCCGGGCGTGGACGAGCAGCAACTCGCCCAGCTCATCGAGAAGCGCTACGCGGACGTCCAGGCGAAGAAGGATCACTTCACGATGCTGGGGCTCGCCATCGGCCCGGACCTCAAGCGCGAGCAGGTGAAGACGGCGTTCCTCGGGCTCGCCAAGCGCTTCCATCCGGATCGCCTGCCGCAGTCGCTCTCGCCCCTGGCGCCCAAGATGACGGCCATCTTCGAGGCCATCCGCGATGCCTACGAGGTGCTCTACGACGACGCGAAGCGCGCGGCGTACCTCCAGGAGCTGCGCTCCAAGGGGGCCTCTCCGTCGCTGCGGCCCCGGCCCGGCGGCGGCATGGATCCCGAGGAGCTGTTCAAGATGGGCGAGGTCTTCTTCCGCAAGCGGGACTTCGTGGCCGCGGCCGAACATTTCGACAGGGCCTTCCAGGTGGAGCCCAAGGCGACCTACTTGGCGGCGAGGGGGTGGGCCATCTACATGGACCCCCAACGCAAGGCGGAGGCGGGCAAGGCCCGGCAGATGATGACCGAGGCGCTCAAGAAGGATCCGCACTGCGAGCGGGCCCACTATCAGCTGGGGGTGATCGCCCGGGTGGAGGGGGACATCGAGCGGGCCGAGCGGCACTTCCGCGAGACCCTGCGTGTCAACCCCAAACACCTGGAGGCGGGTCAGGAAATGCGCATCATCGAGATGCGCCGCAAGAATCCACCTCCGGGGAAGAAGGGCGGCTTGTTCCGCTGA
- a CDS encoding response regulator → MAKQHLLLVDGDPKSLRVMEVSLKKAGFSVTTAIHGRDALEKVQISPPDLVLSDTKMPEMDGLVLCKTLKTDERYKHIPFVFLTNQKAVEAKVKGLEMGADDYLTKPIYIKEIVTRVTMILQKADKERIERRETTKGGFAGNLVDMGVVDLVQTFEIGRKTGTISIKGDRVATIYFKEGRVIDAEMGRLKGENAFYRLLNATDGEFEVQFSALDRPERIEVSTQGLLMEGMRRLDEWGRMLEQLPPLETLFEIDYHQLADRLSEIPDEVNGLLRLFDGKRSLSRVVEDSDFDDLAALGIISKLYFEGLIRELGSVSQEPVQSGKPGIEEWLHNAPAPSAPVEPAPLPELRAVAPMPEPEVVAAPVVEPVAALEPPAPEIPIEVAPQPQLANVVVFEARRRPANAAEADLMAPPRTAEGSSFLVDPAPAHRAKDEAQRSLLLDWDRVDEDGIGSAQGWGPSWSPAPRAPSASASAPTSAPVAPAPAPVPAVTPTPVAPAAPVESLASKAPIFGGAALSPPLAAVPPPEPATPAEEVTHVSAKMPVMPPVPAEAAPPAPVVAAPVVAAAPVVAAPVAAAPVVAAPVAPVSPAAPAVPPAAEARKPSVESTPRPRTGSAERKVSESEKPKRTGLFVGVGIAAIAVAAAVVAFTRSGGEAPAPTVTPTAPRAATPSAPPAPTEAKAPETPEPETKAPVATPEPATATAPAAPVPAPEAAAKAETPGAAPPTAAAAEKDPEARFAELVREARKSLASERYKAAARAYREVLELKPDHAEARVGLGIALVRGETGDYREASRLLEDVTREQPRNASAWLFLAVAREQTQQKKKAAEAYQRYLSLEPSGKYAADARSALKSLGQ, encoded by the coding sequence GTGGCCAAGCAGCACCTGCTCCTGGTCGATGGTGACCCGAAGAGTCTCCGTGTCATGGAGGTCAGCCTGAAGAAGGCGGGCTTTTCCGTCACGACCGCGATCCACGGCAGGGACGCGCTCGAGAAGGTGCAGATCAGCCCACCGGATCTGGTGCTGTCCGACACGAAGATGCCCGAGATGGACGGTCTGGTCCTGTGCAAGACGCTCAAGACGGACGAGCGCTACAAGCACATTCCCTTCGTCTTCCTGACCAACCAGAAGGCGGTCGAGGCCAAGGTGAAGGGCCTGGAGATGGGGGCGGACGACTACTTAACCAAGCCCATCTACATCAAGGAGATCGTCACCCGCGTGACGATGATCCTCCAGAAGGCGGACAAGGAGCGCATCGAGCGGCGCGAGACGACCAAGGGCGGCTTCGCGGGCAACCTGGTCGACATGGGCGTCGTGGACCTGGTGCAGACGTTCGAGATCGGCCGCAAGACGGGCACCATCTCCATCAAGGGCGACCGCGTCGCCACCATCTACTTCAAGGAAGGCCGCGTCATCGACGCGGAGATGGGCCGGCTCAAGGGCGAGAACGCCTTCTACCGGCTGCTCAACGCCACCGACGGTGAGTTCGAGGTGCAGTTCTCCGCGCTGGATCGCCCCGAGCGCATCGAGGTCTCCACCCAGGGCCTGCTCATGGAGGGCATGCGCCGGCTGGACGAGTGGGGCCGCATGCTCGAGCAGCTGCCGCCGCTGGAGACGCTCTTCGAGATCGACTACCACCAGCTGGCCGACCGGCTCTCGGAGATCCCGGACGAGGTCAACGGCCTGCTGCGCCTCTTCGATGGCAAGCGCTCGTTGAGCCGGGTGGTGGAGGACTCGGACTTCGACGACCTCGCGGCCCTGGGCATCATCAGCAAGCTGTACTTCGAGGGGCTCATCCGCGAGCTGGGCAGCGTGTCGCAGGAGCCCGTGCAGAGCGGCAAGCCGGGCATCGAGGAGTGGCTGCACAACGCGCCCGCGCCGAGCGCGCCCGTCGAGCCGGCGCCGCTGCCCGAGCTGCGCGCGGTCGCGCCCATGCCCGAGCCCGAGGTGGTCGCGGCGCCGGTGGTCGAGCCCGTGGCCGCCCTGGAGCCGCCCGCGCCGGAGATTCCCATCGAGGTGGCGCCGCAGCCGCAGCTCGCCAACGTCGTCGTCTTCGAGGCCCGTCGCCGTCCGGCGAACGCCGCCGAGGCGGACCTGATGGCCCCGCCGCGCACGGCCGAGGGCTCGTCGTTCCTCGTGGATCCCGCGCCGGCCCACCGCGCCAAGGACGAGGCCCAGCGCAGCCTGCTGCTCGACTGGGACCGGGTGGACGAGGATGGAATCGGCTCGGCGCAGGGGTGGGGTCCCTCGTGGTCGCCCGCGCCTCGCGCGCCCTCCGCCTCCGCTTCCGCGCCCACGTCGGCACCGGTCGCCCCCGCCCCCGCCCCGGTCCCGGCCGTCACCCCCACGCCGGTGGCGCCCGCCGCGCCGGTGGAGAGCCTGGCCTCCAAGGCGCCCATCTTCGGGGGCGCGGCCCTGTCGCCTCCGCTGGCGGCGGTGCCTCCTCCGGAGCCCGCCACGCCCGCCGAGGAAGTGACGCACGTGTCGGCCAAGATGCCGGTCATGCCGCCCGTGCCCGCCGAGGCCGCGCCGCCCGCTCCGGTTGTCGCCGCTCCGGTTGTCGCCGCCGCTCCGGTTGTCGCCGCGCCCGTCGCCGCCGCTCCGGTCGTCGCCGCTCCGGTCGCGCCCGTGTCGCCGGCCGCGCCCGCGGTCCCGCCCGCCGCCGAGGCGCGCAAGCCCTCCGTGGAGTCCACGCCCCGGCCGCGCACGGGCTCGGCGGAGCGCAAGGTGTCCGAGTCCGAGAAGCCCAAGCGGACCGGACTCTTCGTGGGCGTGGGCATCGCGGCCATCGCCGTGGCCGCGGCGGTGGTGGCCTTCACCCGCTCGGGGGGCGAGGCGCCCGCGCCGACCGTGACGCCGACGGCTCCCCGTGCCGCGACGCCGTCCGCGCCGCCGGCCCCCACCGAGGCCAAGGCGCCGGAGACGCCCGAGCCGGAGACGAAGGCGCCCGTCGCGACTCCGGAGCCGGCCACCGCCACCGCCCCGGCCGCGCCCGTGCCGGCCCCCGAGGCGGCGGCGAAGGCCGAAACCCCGGGGGCGGCGCCGCCCACGGCCGCCGCCGCCGAGAAGGATCCCGAGGCGCGCTTCGCGGAGCTGGTGCGCGAGGCCCGCAAGTCCCTGGCGAGCGAGCGCTACAAGGCCGCGGCCCGGGCCTACCGCGAGGTGCTGGAGCTCAAGCCGGACCATGCCGAGGCCCGGGTGGGGCTGGGCATCGCGCTGGTGCGGGGGGAGACGGGCGACTACCGGGAGGCCAGCCGCCTGCTGGAGGACGTGACGCGCGAGCAGCCCCGCAACGCCAGTGCGTGGTTGTTCCTGGCCGTGGCCCGCGAGCAGACCCAGCAGAAGAAGAAGGCGGCCGAGGCCTATCAGCGTTATCTCTCGCTGGAGCCCAGCGGGAAGTACGCGGCCGACGCACGAAGCGCGCTCAAGTCGCTCGGGCAGTAG
- the tsaD gene encoding tRNA (adenosine(37)-N6)-threonylcarbamoyltransferase complex transferase subunit TsaD codes for MLVLGLETSCDETAAALVEDGRRVLSDVVSTQVDIHRRWGGVVPELASRNHVVQVMPVLHEALTRAGKRLDDVDLIAVTSGPGLIGALLVGVQVAKSLSLATGKPFVGANHLEGHLLAIRLLEDAPEPPFLGLVVSGGHTSFYEVRDYGHYRLVGSTRDDAAGEAFDKTARILGLPYPGGLPIDQLAQKGNPEAIRFPRALPGADNFDVSFSGLKTAVLHHVKKHGVPEGQGLADLCASFQEAVADALSRKFVGAARRLGLERLVVCGGVAANSRLRSLCQERARERGLKLFLPPVRLCTDNGAMIAVAGYEAWRRGLRGDFSLSADPAWRM; via the coding sequence TTGCTCGTCCTCGGACTCGAAACCTCTTGTGATGAAACCGCCGCCGCCCTCGTGGAGGACGGTCGGCGGGTGCTCTCGGACGTGGTCTCCACCCAGGTGGACATCCACCGGCGGTGGGGTGGGGTGGTGCCGGAGTTGGCCAGCCGCAACCACGTGGTGCAGGTGATGCCCGTGCTGCACGAGGCCCTCACCCGCGCGGGCAAACGGCTCGATGACGTGGACCTCATCGCCGTCACCTCCGGGCCGGGGCTCATTGGCGCGCTGCTGGTGGGCGTGCAGGTGGCCAAGTCCCTGAGCCTCGCCACCGGCAAGCCCTTCGTGGGGGCCAACCACCTCGAGGGCCATCTGCTCGCCATCCGCCTGCTCGAGGACGCGCCGGAGCCGCCCTTCCTCGGGTTGGTCGTCTCCGGGGGCCACACGAGCTTCTACGAGGTGCGGGACTACGGCCATTACCGGCTGGTGGGCAGCACCCGGGACGACGCCGCGGGCGAGGCCTTCGACAAGACGGCGCGCATCCTCGGCCTGCCCTACCCGGGCGGCCTGCCCATCGATCAGCTCGCCCAGAAGGGCAACCCGGAGGCCATCCGCTTTCCCCGGGCGCTGCCGGGGGCGGACAACTTCGACGTGTCCTTCTCCGGGCTCAAGACGGCGGTGCTCCACCACGTGAAGAAGCACGGGGTGCCCGAGGGACAGGGGCTGGCGGACCTGTGCGCGTCCTTCCAGGAGGCGGTGGCGGACGCGCTGTCGCGCAAGTTCGTGGGCGCGGCGCGGCGGCTGGGCCTCGAGCGTCTGGTGGTGTGTGGGGGCGTGGCGGCCAACTCGCGACTGCGCTCGTTGTGCCAGGAGCGCGCCCGGGAGCGGGGATTGAAGCTCTTCCTTCCCCCGGTGCGGTTGTGCACGGACAATGGCGCGATGATCGCCGTGGCGGGTTACGAGGCCTGGCGTCGCGGACTGCGCGGCGACTTCAGCCTGTCCGCGGACCCCGCCTGGCGCATGTGA